The window TAAGCTTTTCTCCTCCACTATTTCGGCCTCTCTTTGTTTCCCATCTTCTACCTTTTCAATCAGTTTGGGATCAGAAGTtacttttttctcctctgtgaTGTCTTTAATGCTCTTTTCCTCTGGTTTCTTTTCTTCTATTACCTGTTTGAATTCagtgtctttcattttgtctgccttttcatctttttcacttGATTCTTTTTCTGACACCTTGGCATCATCCTTCAGTGGTGCAGTATCGCCAGcactcttttcttcttttacctGCGATTGTTTCTCTTTCACCTCTTCTGATTTGGGCAGGTCTGTTACGGCACATGAGGTTTTGGTAGTGTCAGTGTCACTCACCGGAGTGACCGATGCTGCCTGTTGAGCTATTTCCACCGTTGCATCAGGTTTAGACACAGCGGTTGCAGAGGTAATGGCGACTGTCTTTGTTTCTTCAGAGGATGTTGTACTCTGTGCAACACATGATTCAGTTATTAATGAGAAAGTCTGTTTTTGCTCAGCTACTTGGATTTTTTGACATTCGATACGACACGGTAGGGTGCCATCCTCCATTTCAAGGGTATCAGGTTCCTTCTCTTGGGACTGTTTGTCAGAAGAGTCAGCCCTTTGGAGGGGAGAGACATCAAATCGTGCTTCTGATGTGGATGAACTCTCCTTAACGTCTCCTgtagtttgtaaaaatggtgctgTGGTGGATGCTTTTAACACGGGTTCAAGCATATGAAAGCTGTCAGTAGAAGATTTTGCGTCTGGCTTTACAGAACTACTTTGATCTTCTGGCTGCTTGGCAGTAGTAGACAAGCCTGGAGATGATGGTTTGCTCTCTTCAAACTGACTGGGCAAGGACTCTTTTGTTTCAGGTTTTGTCATCACCTCCATGTACTCATCTCTTTGAAACCCTCCAAAGCAGGAACTTGTTGACGCTGCCGCAGTCGATGGTTCCTCTTTGGCCAAAGATACTTCAGAGGTTGATAATTTATAAGGTTCATCTTTGCCTCCCAGCTTTTGGCTCAGATGGGTAGACCCTGAATATGAATAACTGTACGATGTTGAGGAGTACGTCGAAGCGGAGTATGTTAAGCTTGTGTATGGGCAAGGTGATGAGGTAGAGTCCTCGTGTTTTTCTGTGATACCAGAAGTATGCCTCACATCTTGACTTCCTTCTTGGACATCTCTTTGGCTTAAATACTTATCCTCACTTTGCTGGGAGGCATCTGAGAGCACAAGGGTGTCTTTCCTGTCATCCTTCAATCCTACTCGATTCTCTTCACTGTAGTAACTCTCATACCTACTATGTCCAATATCAGCATAGCTACCTGTTAGCGGTGAGGATGGACTGGACGTAGGCTTTGACATAGAATCAGTTTGGTCTGTTGCCAAAGAGCTGCCAGTTAAGCTACTCGTGGATGTCGGGTGACAGGTTTCCTTTGTTGAAAGACTTGACTCTGGTGATGGAGACTCTTTATCTTCAACTCCTTTTTTTGATTCTAGTACATCAGATGAAGAAACACCCTCTGCTGACGACAACCTCCTCTTTGTGGATGGCTCAGGGGACAAATGCTTTTTGTCAGTATCCTCTAATTTTATTTCTTCAGTATGTTTGGGTGTAACTGTTGGCGCAACAGAGCTTTCATCTATTTTCTGCGCACACGTGTCTGTTGATGAAGTTGTTCTGCCTTCGTCTTTACTTGCTGCTTCAGGAGGTTTGGATGTGCTTGTATCTCTAGCAGTGTCCTCCTCTTTAATTGGTTTTGGTTCAGGTGCTTTTTTACTTACATCCTGGACTTCTTTATCCATGGCTTTAAAAGCTGAGGCATCATCAGGTGTCATCTTACATACAGTCTCCTCTTTAGTTGAGTCAGGGACCTGTGACTTTTTATTTGAGTCCTCTACCTCTGCTAACCCAGCACTGTCACCAGAGCTACGTCTGCACATTTCCTTCTCAGACTGTTCTCTCGCACCTTTTTCCATATCTATGTCACTTGACTCTTCCTCTTCTTCGTCCTCCTCATCgtcctcatcttcatcttcgTCATCATCAACGTTAAAATCTTCTCCCTCAACAAGTAATCTTTTGTCTATCAGGCTCTCTTTTCCTTCAGCACAACTTAAGGATTTAGATGTAGCAGAACTGCTAACTTCGCTATAATCAGATGCCAAAACATTATCATCAATTTCATGTCCTATAAATGTGGCTGAAGAGGGACTCCTTGAATCACTTGATGCATCCTCTCTCTCTAACACCGATGGCTGCTGAggtaaaatgtctttttctgcAGGCGAGTACCGACCTGATGGAGATCCCTCTCTATGGTCACAGGAGTCAGTTTTGTCTTTGAGTGACTCCtcagatttttctttgtctttttctgttgctTCCTTTTCTCTGAATTCTCCAAATGGTGAAGCAGTACCTGATGCTTGTGCACCAAGATCTGTCTGGCTCCATGAGGGAGAGGGTATTTCTTGTCTTACGCCTGCTGATTGAAGAGCAGCACTGCTGGACTCTAAATCACTTTCTACTGGTGCCTGTGTTTGAAAGGCTGCTGCAGCACCTTCCTTTATGccatctttctctttttctgacctCTCTGGTTTGTCTTCTTTTGGAGTGAAAGAATAGGCCTCAGCAGCTTGAGACATTTTGTTGTCTTGCACCTCTAAAGCTGAAAAGCTTTTGTCAACATATGGTGTGTCTGCCCTttcttctctctcactctcttccTCTTGGCCTTTCTCACGGTCTTCATATCTCGGGGAGGCACTTCGACTGTGGTGGCTGCTTCGCTCGCTCTCTGTGAGGGAAACTGGGCTGTAGTCGACTCTGCTGAATGAGAGAGGTTCTTCTTTGTACTGCTCATCCAGGAGGAACATGGCTCCTCCAGCTTCTGCCTGGCTTGATCTTCTGTTATCATCAATGCAGATGTCAGAAGCATGATCAAAACCAAGAGAAACTTCACTGCCTTCTCGTGAGTCCAAATCGTGATCTCCTGGAATAGGTTTTTCATATGGATCGTACTTAGAGGCGCCAAAGCTGTGCTTCTCGTCTTCAAGCCTTCCACTGACAGTCTCCTCTGTGCTCAGTTTTTCACTTTCCACTTTTGCTGGGCCAGCTGTGCGTCTGACATCTTCAGAATCTTTGTCCAGCATAAAATACGAACAAGGTTGCGATAATCCCGGAGACGCCACCTCTCGTTCTccttccatctctctctctgtttcttttactGGTTTCTCATCCAGTTTTGTCTTCTCTGGAGCACTCTGGATTCCTGAGCTCACCTCAGCTGGCATCTGTTTCTCTTGATGTGGCATTTCCTCCACGCTAGATTGGCTTTCAGTACTTGAAAGTGTGTAGCTCATAGGTTGGCTGTCTGTGCTTGATATTGCTGACAGTGCTGGCTTTTTCTCAGATGAGTCTGACACTGGTTCTGTTCTGGCAGAGGTTGTCTCCTTTGATGTGGGAATATCAAAGGATGGCTCGGGCTTGGCGAGTGGTGCAGGTGTAGCTTctgtttttgcaatatttttgtcTGCTTCAAGGAAAAGCACGGACTCCTCTTTCCCAAACTCTTTGAAGTCCTCATCCACAGAGGGTTCCTGCATTGTAAGTGTAGGTATAATCACTGTGGGCTGTTGAGATGTAGGTGATTTTGTTTGATCACCCATCTGTACCGTTTGGGTTAAAGGCAAACCTGCAGAAGAGATGTCATGGTCAGATTTTCTAGGCTCCACTGACAAAGGTCTGGAACCTGCTCCTCCCATACAAATgtcttcatcctcttcatcttctctgtcttcatcagatgactgaaccacaaatgcaggtttgtACTCTAACTTGGATGCCGATACGTCCTCTCCAGAGAGCACCAGAGCAGGTTGCTTAATGGTTTTGTCCATGTCCTTCTCCTGTAATTCCTCTTTCTCCCATTTCTCCTCTTTGGTGTGGTCTGCATCAGAGACAtcttgtttttccttctctgaGATCTCATCGGTCTTTGCGCTGGCAGTATCCTTTTCTTTAATCATCGTTTCGTCCTCTGctgtctctttcttttcttctgtgatGCCTTCAGGCTCGTATGTGTATTCTTTTTCTTgctctttttccattttctgttcTTTGCTCAGTTCCGCAACATGTGcatcatctttttcttttcccatcTTGTCTTCAACACCAATAATGACCCCTGATTCtatatctttttcttttgtatccTCTAAAATTTGGTCAGGAGATTTACAAATGTCATCTTTTACTGATGTTGCTGCCAAAGAGCAAGGCTGCTTTTCGACTGATGCAGCTCCAAAAATATCCTTTTTATCTGCTTCAGGAAGCTTATCAGAGGTCACTCCATGTTTATCACTAATATCAAAAACATAATCTTTCTTAGTCTTCTCCTCTTCCAAGGTCTGGGTCTGTGAAAGACCTACTAGTTTTCCATCATCTTTCTTAGATTCTGGCTCAAGAGGGAAATCATCTTTCATTTCCTTCTCTTCTTTAGAAACTGTTGGAGTGTGCACCTCCTTCTCCGGTTCCTGTTTGATAGATTCTGCATCACAAATGTGATGTTTGACCGTATCTATTGTTTCCTCCTTAATGGTTTCAACTTTAgatggttctgttttttttgcatcTGTGGGTTGCTCGTCAGTGGTGTCGgcttctttctcttttgttgCATCACCCTTAACAGTTTCTTTATCCTTCAAATCTTCCAAAATAGCTTTGTGGTCATCAGTATCAcccttctccttctctttaGGCTCCTGCTTTATTTTTGGTTTCTCAGAAATGTCACTTTTTTCCACAACTTTGTCATCCTCAGTGGGTTGAAAGTTGGTATCATCAGTGTCTTTTTCCTTCATCTCCTTTATGGGTGCCCCTTCAGAAATAATCTGTTCATCCTCTTTTTTAATATCTTTATCACAAGTTTCCTCCTTTGGTATTTCTTTTGGCTCTTCCTGGATGAGTTTTACATCTGATGGAGCATCTCTAAGTTCAGCCTCCTTTACCTCGTCTGTGAGGGACTTGACACCAGCTGTGTCTTTGGTTTCCTCCACTATGGAGGGTTTTGCATCAGGAATTACATCTTTAATAGCGTCtgtatctttttcttctttcttgatGGGTTCGATAGCAACACTATGATCCTGGATTGTCTCTTCTTCCTTGGACAGTTTGACAGTCAGCATTTCCTCCTCACGTGTCGTCttcctttttccttcttctGTGGCTGATTCCACAGCACAAATATCTTTAccattttctttgtctttttcgtCCTGTGCTGTTGGTGTAGCACCAGCTATAACAATCTCTGTGCCTGTTTTGACAGGAGGAATCTCTTTGCTCATCATTacatcctcttcctccatcttgGCGGGTATGACAGAAGGAGTTACGTCTTTACTCAATACttgttccttttcttcttctacaACTGGTTCGACGGTCTGAAgtgttttctctgtgtctgcTTCAGTTGGTGTAGCTGAGAAAGTATCGACTTTAGATACGGTCAGGTGATCTTTTTCCATCTCGGTAAGTTTAATGGTAGCAGCATCTTTACTTTCCTCTTGTTGCTTTTCTTCTCCACCTGCTGGTTTAACAGCAGAAATTTCATCTATACTTGTAAGtttatctttttcttctgcCAAGGTAGGTTTAATAGCAGGAGGAGTCTCATCTTTACATATgttctccttcttctcctcttctacAGTGGGTGTAAAGATGTAAGCGTCGTCCTTGTTTGTTGTTATATCTTTAGCCAGTTCCCTGGGAGATGTGGTGTCATCACTctctttttcactttcttttttgtccttttctaGCTTTTCTGTGGCTGGTTTAGGCACAGAGTCATCTTTACACACTGTTGCATCCTTTTCCTCTGACTTGGTAAGGCTTGGTGTAATATCCATACTAATCTCTTgccccttttcttcttttatagtAATGGCTGATTCATCTTTTTTGCTaatactttcttcttctttgctgACTTTAGGAACAGTAATGTCAAAaatctcttttttctcctctttctgcTCAACAGTAAAGGGCTTGGCAGCAGAAGAATCTATCTTATCcatctctttttcctctttattATCTTTGAAGACTTGACTagtatcaaatgtttcagtctCCTTTTTCTTCTCCATGAAAGGGAGATCTTCTTCCTTTCCCTCTTTCCCCATGTCTTCCTTCTCAGGCTTGATATCTGAAAGGTGGATTTCTTTGACTTCTTTTTCTTGAATCTTAAAAGTGCTACTATCAAGGGTGTCACTCTTTTCTGTCTCTTCCTTCTCCTCCATCAAAATCTTGCTATCAGACACATCCTCCTTTTTAACCTCTGTCTCCTTAACCTCGCCTGTGGTTTTGAGGTCAAAATCATCTTTTTGTGTTTcgtctttctgtttctgttcatcTGTAAGTTTTTTGTCCTCAGGAGCACCAGTTTCTACCTCTACTTCTTGGGCCACTGGGGTGTAGTCTTTTTCTGGCTCCTTGTATTCATCTTTAATATCAACAGTCAATGTGTCCTTAGCCACTTCCTCTTTGACAGGTTTAGCATCAGAAGTATCATCTATCACTGCCTCTTTCTGTGTGTTCTCATCTGTGACAGATTTAATGGCTGAAATGTCTTCCTGAATGAAAGATTCCTGCTTCTGTTCTTCCTTAATTTGTTCAGCATGTAAAGTATCGCCATTTTCCATTTCCTGTTCTGCCTTGATGGTTTTAACTGCAGGTTTATCATCATGATCGTCATCATCTTTCTtgttatcatcatcatcgtccAGGAAACGACTCTCCCTGTCTGGAAATTTACCTGTTTCAGGCACTTTAGGTTCTTTCTCTGTGAACCTGTCGTCAGATTCCAGTGAATCGCTCCCTAAAACTGGTAGTTGTACATCTGTTACAGGTTCTGCAACAACAGGTAAAGTTTCTGCctgttttccttcatcttttGGCACGAATGAAGCGTCTTTTTCTTGGTCTTTGATCACTGGAGCCTCTTTCATGTCTTTTTCAGATAATTTGTCCAAAGATTTTGCAGATTCTACTTCATGCTGATCTGCTTTCTGTTGATC is drawn from Pelmatolapia mariae isolate MD_Pm_ZW linkage group LG7, Pm_UMD_F_2, whole genome shotgun sequence and contains these coding sequences:
- the map1ab gene encoding microtubule-associated protein 1A; this encodes MEGVTEFTEYVSETVDVPSPFDLLEPPTSGGFLKLSKPCCYIFPGGRGDSALFAVNGFNILVDGGSDRKSCFWKLVRHLDRIDSILLTHIGADNLPGINGLLQRKIAEQEEEQSQGSTNYSDWMKNLISPELGVVFFNVPEKLRMPESNLKVKRSIEEASLTLQYLNKLSIKPEPLFRVVSNTIEPITLFHKMGVGRLDMYILNPVKDSKEMQFLMQKWAGNSKAKTGIVLPNGKEGEISVPYLTSVTALVVWLPASPTEKIVRVLFPGNAPQNKILEGLEKLKHLDFLRYPVATQKDIASGAPPSVIKQTKLKQRTDSKESLKSSPKTTAKAPKKEVEGQDDVSATTEAKSDSVKENISEKKEEKKLTKTIKSKTEVPEKKKIMKEKSLKKHSKERLSKMDEKKDKEKKEIKKVKKDDSAKKDDKKDAKFKDDKKKDTSKPELRKITKPDLKPLTPEVRKTLHKAKVSSKAKTGKSKTVKVEPAEPKAEESKPEVIQPEPVENGAVEGTSVPSTPEDLTKEFEELKKTQVKTVSAELVDSNKVSSEPQAGTEEKRKEHEEVSEIPPGTKSPEKEAPAAEVKAEAKDEDGEVTQERELEDAQKFEDEGAQTQDEDEEEEEEPPAAVKKIQEEVEEDMGIGEEEDESKWKEAKDEAFDRKHEIEEMEKSETLLAKVVTKEEQQMIPSRDEKEEEEEAVEKAELEEVEDLDVIADEEIKPEHMDESKTTEILTEVKVEEEEEEEEEGYLSHVGGATAPITSVAQGAAAAEPMSYIQDETIPGYSETEQTISDEEIHEEAEERIPHLQYDVGAYDISVPDQTGSFVNIHGMREMQAAAMTEKGFIPGVQEQVSVFTNIITAPLAEEEHVSSATSITEYDKISSFPTSIAEDQSVASVAAPQSEEPPKTPGPLSTPPDSTQGKEQPLSAGTLSPPSLEEDKQSKSPSDDLQLPVAEVQMAAKVVDTQEEEEEQEEEEEEEDQTPNVEISLEKLQEGYASTQLLQGKEKDIEKVASSGSPEKSLQDLKPDHLPVEEENIDAVTPKDISSVVPTRPFGSDSVTSESEERCFSPDDVTVKMASPPQSGPSSAAHSPLRQSPVEDKMKVFPDLELQKQEEFGDIVTTTEDKKGAKDDAKTETQKEVDQQKADQHEVESAKSLDKLSEKDMKEAPVIKDQEKDASFVPKDEGKQAETLPVVAEPVTDVQLPVLGSDSLESDDRFTEKEPKVPETGKFPDRESRFLDDDDDNKKDDDDHDDKPAVKTIKAEQEMENGDTLHAEQIKEEQKQESFIQEDISAIKSVTDENTQKEAVIDDTSDAKPVKEEVAKDTLTVDIKDEYKEPEKDYTPVAQEVEVETGAPEDKKLTDEQKQKDETQKDDFDLKTTGEVKETEVKKEDVSDSKILMEEKEETEKSDTLDSSTFKIQEKEVKEIHLSDIKPEKEDMGKEGKEEDLPFMEKKKETETFDTSQVFKDNKEEKEMDKIDSSAAKPFTVEQKEEKKEIFDITVPKVSKEEESISKKDESAITIKEEKGQEISMDITPSLTKSEEKDATVCKDDSVPKPATEKLEKDKKESEKESDDTTSPRELAKDITTNKDDAYIFTPTVEEEKKENICKDETPPAIKPTLAEEKDKLTSIDEISAVKPAGGEEKQQEESKDAATIKLTEMEKDHLTVSKVDTFSATPTEADTEKTLQTVEPVVEEEKEQVLSKDVTPSVIPAKMEEEDVMMSKEIPPVKTGTEIVIAGATPTAQDEKDKENGKDICAVESATEEGKRKTTREEEMLTVKLSKEEETIQDHSVAIEPIKKEEKDTDAIKDVIPDAKPSIVEETKDTAGVKSLTDEVKEAELRDAPSDVKLIQEEPKEIPKEETCDKDIKKEDEQIISEGAPIKEMKEKDTDDTNFQPTEDDKVVEKSDISEKPKIKQEPKEKEKGDTDDHKAILEDLKDKETVKGDATKEKEADTTDEQPTDAKKTEPSKVETIKEETIDTVKHHICDAESIKQEPEKEVHTPTVSKEEKEMKDDFPLEPESKKDDGKLVGLSQTQTLEEEKTKKDYVFDISDKHGVTSDKLPEADKKDIFGAASVEKQPCSLAATSVKDDICKSPDQILEDTKEKDIESGVIIGVEDKMGKEKDDAHVAELSKEQKMEKEQEKEYTYEPEGITEEKKETAEDETMIKEKDTASAKTDEISEKEKQDVSDADHTKEEKWEKEELQEKDMDKTIKQPALVLSGEDVSASKLEYKPAFVVQSSDEDREDEEDEDICMGGAGSRPLSVEPRKSDHDISSAGLPLTQTVQMGDQTKSPTSQQPTVIIPTLTMQEPSVDEDFKEFGKEESVLFLEADKNIAKTEATPAPLAKPEPSFDIPTSKETTSARTEPVSDSSEKKPALSAISSTDSQPMSYTLSSTESQSSVEEMPHQEKQMPAEVSSGIQSAPEKTKLDEKPVKETEREMEGEREVASPGLSQPCSYFMLDKDSEDVRRTAGPAKVESEKLSTEETVSGRLEDEKHSFGASKYDPYEKPIPGDHDLDSREGSEVSLGFDHASDICIDDNRRSSQAEAGGAMFLLDEQYKEEPLSFSRVDYSPVSLTESERSSHHSRSASPRYEDREKGQEEESEREERADTPYVDKSFSALEVQDNKMSQAAEAYSFTPKEDKPERSEKEKDGIKEGAAAAFQTQAPVESDLESSSAALQSAGVRQEIPSPSWSQTDLGAQASGTASPFGEFREKEATEKDKEKSEESLKDKTDSCDHREGSPSGRYSPAEKDILPQQPSVLEREDASSDSRSPSSATFIGHEIDDNVLASDYSEVSSSATSKSLSCAEGKESLIDKRLLVEGEDFNVDDDEDEDEDDEEDEEEEESSDIDMEKGAREQSEKEMCRRSSGDSAGLAEVEDSNKKSQVPDSTKEETVCKMTPDDASAFKAMDKEVQDVSKKAPEPKPIKEEDTARDTSTSKPPEAASKDEGRTTSSTDTCAQKIDESSVAPTVTPKHTEEIKLEDTDKKHLSPEPSTKRRLSSAEGVSSSDVLESKKGVEDKESPSPESSLSTKETCHPTSTSSLTGSSLATDQTDSMSKPTSSPSSPLTGSYADIGHSRYESYYSEENRVGLKDDRKDTLVLSDASQQSEDKYLSQRDVQEGSQDVRHTSGITEKHEDSTSSPCPYTSLTYSASTYSSTSYSYSYSGSTHLSQKLGGKDEPYKLSTSEVSLAKEEPSTAAASTSSCFGGFQRDEYMEVMTKPETKESLPSQFEESKPSSPGLSTTAKQPEDQSSSVKPDAKSSTDSFHMLEPVLKASTTAPFLQTTGDVKESSSTSEARFDVSPLQRADSSDKQSQEKEPDTLEMEDGTLPCRIECQKIQVAEQKQTFSLITESCVAQSTTSSEETKTVAITSATAVSKPDATVEIAQQAASVTPVSDTDTTKTSCAVTDLPKSEEVKEKQSQVKEEKSAGDTAPLKDDAKVSEKESSEKDEKADKMKDTEFKQVIEEKKPEEKSIKDITEEKKVTSDPKLIEKVEDGKQREAEIVEEKSLLEMPSERLEVRRKSSISDWELLQRPDDFPSAPPPGYGDDDEEGMEWMASAHSTSKDTYHTETSSKGDVKTDRPSDLNTGATSSSESPPGFSSCEYKHRKGELSPSFINPSPHQLSSDEGEDDCGSGHSQEGGEDDQEQHSVKRRSHKQRRHHAQSHHGDAGQGQGQLPGAMSSGLAVTLAGEETPPTSVSESLPSQSDSDVPPETEECPSITAEGNLDSDEDAEHLPVDKLSGAGGGHHPSSPRSSQKTHDPLPAPMKDPLPHPPHPDVCMVDPEALLNDHSSTEKILKKEHKSTKGLRKGKPKSASPARKGEVRKRSSTPVKQSKDSASPRSASLRRKDTERSSRLIKMSETHGSRSEILNPGKGLVNGIKSSSGNNAQKSSSTVPPGPPVYVDLAYVPNHCSAKNVDQEFFKRVRAAYYVVSGNDPSSGEPSRGVLDALLEGKAQWGSNLQVTLIPTHDTEVTREWYQQTHERQQDLNIMVLASSSTVVMQDESFPACKIEF